Proteins from one Anopheles nili chromosome 2, idAnoNiliSN_F5_01, whole genome shotgun sequence genomic window:
- the LOC128720956 gene encoding uncharacterized protein LOC128720956: MNDAFDYYYQHLFLLTKQSSSSSSPSNSVRSFVEGQEDLDAIAKQISDHAEAIYQTWKARGLAPTEILNCHTGDGAEHAFTQALNPANSPTLSGPGPTGSPQLGSPSGPPGGALSGGGSSPTANASGVAELLAKAPNLSNNSLEQLVSSFVSEDKARIAAQRQQQRVGGVRSPSTGTSSAIKSVLQKFERNGGAISGADDPVNGQSSDGQTRPTYLRTGGGVAKPSNHLGNAGSNNNNNNFSTLNKNDVPDVLKDTIVEPKPAGVREKPQTPVKPEHLLNHVPSWPLKNRVVKTGGAGSKVIVGGSTATASGFSKNTADLMDEVSREEERLINALKTGTVLNSSDSILPEVITSTLPDRDVPDYGSVVDHRVQLAGLGSESSSSSSGTTMVTAASATNGGGPVMAATNGSSPALNGNGVTTNGNGIQHGADTPNVKHWNGVPMKPNHIPILNIHQIREQEKLSMNFTRNVATTRLPKDFGRTAADDEKKLSLQPKTIPSPIRPFLSRGSVAERVLIFEKCPEKAPPRERAKEPVKVQSKPVNRLIPPNIHTTLQRHLKNSTKAPYIPQFHFPNGKPPPTITTETTMQRLEQVFDKMPNYECNRDSFQVIVQMCQVPQYWRLPLFMCTQLTPSGAVDGDKFLHFWRQMTSFCHDAASRFVFIMSRGDRTRPYILPEDFAPLIQDVVDTHPGLAFLKEATEFHSRYVHTVIARIFYNVNRSWTGKITTAELRKSNLLDVIQLLEEEEDINQIMAYFSYEHFYVIYCKFWELDRDHDLYIDQQDLARHNDHALSSRMIERIFSGCVTRSPRRGNNNPMIQGPNGPKMSYTDFVWFLLAEEDKSHPTAIEYWFRCMDVDGDGVLSMYELEYFYEEQQHRMESLGIETLPFEDCLCQMLDMIKPATPGCVTLADLKRCKMTPIFFDTFFNLEKYMEHEQRDPFAQRENDDLSDWDRYAAQEYELLVAEEGGDTQGKNSDDSDDSDSEKISLRISWRERYLRKRRNKKKRR, encoded by the exons ATGAATGACGCTTTCGATTACTACTACCAGCACTTGTTCCTGCTAA CGAAACAGTCGTCGTCCTCGAGCTCACCCTCGAACTCGGTGCGGTCGTTCGTCGAAGGCCAGGAGGACCTAGACGCGATCGCGAAGCAGATCTCGGACCACGCCGAAGCCATCTACCAGACGTGGAAGGCGCGTGGTCTCGCCCCGACCGAGATCCTCAACTGCCACACGGGCGATGGTGCGGAGCACGCCTTCACTCAGGCGTTAAACCCTGCCAACTCGCCGACCCTCAGTGGACCCGGACCCACCGGTAGCCCGCAGTTGGGTAGTCCTTCTGGCCCACCTGGCGGTGCCCTATCAGGTGGTGGATCTTCACCAACTGCGAACGCCTCCGGTGTTGCGGAGTTGCTCGCTAAAGCACCGAACCTGTCCAACAACAGCCTTGAGCAGCTGGTCAGCTCGTTTGTCAGTGAGGACAAGGCTCGCATAGCGGCTcaacgccagcagcagcgggtCGGAGGTGTTCGGTCACCCTCGACTGGTACCAGTTCCGCGATCAAAAGTGTGTTGCAGAAGTTCGAACGCAACGGTGGTGCCATCAGTGGAGCAGATGATCCCGTGAACGGTCAGTCATCGGATGGTCAGACCCGGCCAACCTATCTGCGCACTGGTGGAGGAGTTGCTAAACCCTCGAACCACCTAGGTAACGCTGGCagtaataacaataacaacaacttCAGTACGCTCAACAAGAACGACGTCCCGGACGTGCTAAAGGACACGATCgtcgaaccgaaaccggcggGTGTGcgcgaaaaaccacaaaccccGGTGAAACCGGAGCACCTGCTCAATCATGTGCCGAGCTGGCCGCTAAAGAATCGTGTCGTCAAAACCGGAGGCGCCGGCTCGAAGGTGATCGTCGGAGGTTCCACCGCAACCGCGAGTGGCTTTTCCAAGAACACCGCGGATCTTATGGATGAGGTGTCCCGCGAGGAGGAACGTCTGATAAACGCGCTCAAAACCGGTACGGTGCTGAACAGCAGCGACAGCATACTACCGGAGGTGATCACCTCTACTCTGCCCGATCGGGACGTGCCCGACTACGGATCCGTTGTGGACCACCGGGTGCAGCTAGCTGGATTAGGTAGTGAgagtagtagcagtagcagtggAACCACGATGGTGACTGCAGCATCCGCAACAAACGGTGGCGGTCCAGTGATGGCCGCCACCAATGGGTCATCACCTGCGTTGAATGGTAACGGGGTGACGACGAATGGCAACGGCATCCAGCATGGTGCTGACACACCGAACGTGAAACACTGGAACGGGGTGCCGATGAAGCCGAATCACATACCGATCCTGAACATACACCAGATCCGCGAACAGGAGAAGCTGTCGATGAACTTTACGCGCAATGTCGCGACGACGCGGTTGCCGAAGGACTTTGGCCGCACGGCCGCTGATGATGAGAAGAAGCTCAGTTTGCAACCGAAGACGATACCGAGCCCGATTCGACCGTTCCTGTCGCGCGGATCTGTTGCCGAGCGGGTGTTGATCTTCGAGAAATGTCCTGAGAAGGCGCCAccgcgcgagcgagcgaaggaACCCGTCAAGGTACAG TCAAAACCTGTCAACCGGCTGATACCTCCCAACATTCACACGACGCTGCAGCGACATCTGAAGAACTCAACCAAGGCCCCCTACATACCGCA ATTCCACTTCCCCAATGGCAAACCACCGCCAACGATCACGACGGAAACGACGATGCAGCGGTTGGAGCAGGTCTTCGACAAAATGCCAAATTACGAGTGCAACCGCGATAGCTTCCAGGTGATCGTACAGATGTGCCAAGTGCCACAGTACTGGCGCCTGCCGTTGTTCATGTGCACTCAGCTGACACCGAGCGGAGCCGTCGATGGCGATAAATTCCTTCACTTTTGGCGACA GATGACGTCCTTCTGCCATGATGCCGCGTCACGGTTCGTCTTCATAATGTCTCGGGGAGACCGAACGCGCCCGTATATCCTGCCGGAGGACTTCGCACCTTTGATACAGGACGTCGTCGATACGCACCCGGGGCTGGCATTCCTGAAAGAGGCGACCGAATTTCACTCCCGCTACGTGCACACCGTCATAGCCCGCATCTTCTACAACGTCAACCGCAGCTGGACGGGCAAGATCACGACGGCGGAACTGCGCAAGTCGAACCTGCTGGACGTGATCCAACTGctggaggaggaagaagacaTCAACCAGATTATGGCGTACTTCAGTTACGAGCACTTCTACGTCATCTACTGCAAGTTCTGGGAGCTGGACCGCGATCACGATCTCTACATTGACCAGCAGGATCTGGCCAGGCATAATGATCACG CTCTGTCGTCGCGCATGATCGAGAGGATCTTTTCCGGTTGCGTGACACGAAGTCCCCGTCGTGGCAATAATAACCCGATGATTCAGGGACCAAATGGGCCAAAGATGTCGTACACGGATTTCGTGTGGTTTTTATTGGCGGAAGAAGATAAATCACACCCGACCGCCATCGAGTACTGGTTCCGCTGCATGGACGTCGATGGTGACGGTGTCCTTTCGATGTACGAGCTAGAGTACTTCTATGAGGAGCAACAGCATCGCATGGAATCGCTCGGCATCGAAACGCTTCCTTTTGAAGACTGCTTGTGCCAG ATGCTCGATATGATCAAACCAGCAACTCCTGGTTGTGTTACGTTAGCCGATCTAAAGCGATGTAAGATGACGCCCATCTTCTTCGATACGTTCTTCAATCTGGAGAAATACATGGAACACGAACAGCGTGATCCGTTTGCACAGCGTGAAAACGATGAT CTCTCCGACTGGGATCGGTATGCAGCACAGGAGTACGAATTGTTGGTGGCGGAAGAAGGCGGAGATACGCAAGG GAAAAACAGCGATGACAGTGACGACAGTGACAGCGAAAAGATCAGCCTCAGGATTAGCTGGCGCGAGCGATACTTGCGCAAGCGGCGTAATAAGAAGAAGCGCCGATAG
- the LOC128720132 gene encoding uncharacterized protein LOC128720132, giving the protein MNTSKWLPKQHQEVIKLFEQSRQLERELRILGKKFATDINIDLPDYYEFERLLQQSRECFERSAHVQTRLIRMSASSADKNVERSFFKILLNRKAHLIRQNLRKRNLQLVFIINKMIKLMLAATYTSEIVVDGALLLCTLHNESVLLAQKTTQARTQTNAQICSNSFPPLMSTPKKIDAGLILQLITKQRAEECCSTLINCLLTTCKGALTVTNEEDVSDTSSVEILRALTTNLQGPEGGKHVDPIQEEMNNRRKTSVNMISSGDIHARGKATPGRKVVVTPVVKPESREPDESEHNDPAISFFDDMAAEAVAYNSINYLVNEPDGMDLLENLIADEEIFVANVIMKVIKYCPSAFERELTKPELVKWVNRGTRGLWTQIGGSLEHVVLWWSSSPLACRPATCAKYLREWLSLLQPDEAPEPILSTLKGLGETLTVHVTSTIWDKQFRLAVVSSSLPVDFPFEEGEFCGKNVNVEGTVCGKVWSELLYQLVQLSNTCDIGTIANELPLVEQIPVLHRLDHSIHSMRIWAANRARSLCTDWNMMMFFKVVHNDIGLCLEQLQYIRVPELSADDPLEVQVQVCVALRAKLVSEIKENIIKLKATCTECIDVLAAVCRTTSLASLTLCFPYFKHWQTEVLQERANEYVAYFFNQIYLPVIQATKDIEILKLTLKIICEAWLDHIYMKKTRFSSAGALNLLKDFDGVAEWIIACEPLGERLRETLSHHEVLRMCEGVGKLLLRKPEETISILPSPSKAGKKSDDTADEKAPLPPEMFVPNQKRWLELRARDRRTVNLNCLCLCAGMDVY; this is encoded by the exons ATGAACACCTCAAAGTGGCTTCCGAAGCAGCACCAGGAGGTCATCAAGTTGTTCGAGCAATCGCGCCAGCTGGAGCGCGAACTGCGGATACTCGGCAAGAAGTTCGCCACGGATATCAACATCGACCTACCGGATTACTAC GAATTCGAACGGTTGCTACAACAAAGTCGCGAATGCTTCGAACGGTCGGCCCACGTGCAGACGCGGCTCATACGGATGTCGGCGTCGTCAGCGGACAAGAATGTGGAGCGAAGCTTCTTCAAGATCCTGCTAAACCGGAAGGCTCACCTGATACGGCAGAACTTGCGGAAGCGCAACTTGCAGCTAGTGTTCATCATCAACAAAATG ATCAAGCTGATGCTTGCCGCCACATACACGTCCGAGATTGTAGTCGATGGTGCGCTGCTACTGTGTACGCTGCACAACGAGAGTGTCCTGCTGGCTCAAAAGACGACTCAGGCTCGCACGCAGACCAACGCGCAGATTTGCAGCAATTCGTTTCCACCACTTATGTCCACACCGAAGAAGATCGACGCAGGGCTGATCCTGCAACTCATCACCAAGCAGCGCGCTGAGGAGTGCTGCAGCACACTGATCAACTGCCTGCTGACGACCTGCAAGGGTGCGCTGACGGTGACGAACGAAGAGGACGTCTCGGACACGTCGAGTGTGGAAATTTTGCGCGCCCTGACGACGAACCTGCAGGGTCCGGAGGGTGGGAAGCACGTCGACCCGATCCAGGAGGAGATGAACAACAGGCGCAAGACGAGCGTTAACATGATATCGAGCGGGGACATTCACGcccgcggaaaagcgaccccAGGACGGAAGGTTGTCGTGACGCCGGTCGTGAAGCCGGAATCACGGGAACCAGACGAATCGGAGCATAAT GATCCTGCGATAAGCTTTTTCGATGATATGGCCGCCGAGGCGGTGGCGTACAATTCCATCAACTATCTCGTCAACGAACCGGACGGTATGGATCTGCTGGAGAACCTGATCGCCGACGAGGAGATCTTCGTCGCCAACGTAATCATGAAGGTGATCAAGTACTGCCCGTCGGCGTTCGAGCGAGAGCTCACGAAGCCGGAGCTTGTCAAGTGGGTTAACCGAGGCACGCGAGGACTCTGGACGCAAATCGGAGGTTCTCTGGAGCACGTGGTGCTGTGGTGGAGCTCATCTCCGTTGGCTTGCCGGCCGGCGACGTGCGCAAAGTATCTGCGTGAATGGCTTTCGTTGCTGCAACCGGACGAAGCCCCGGAACCGATACTGTCCACGTTGAAGGGGTTGGGCGAAACGTTGACGGTGCACGTGACGAGCACGATTTGGGACAAGCAGTTTCGCCTTGCCGTCGTTTCATCCAGTCTGCCTGTGGATTTTCCCTTCGAGGAGGGCGAGTTCTGTGGCAAGAATGTTAAC GTTGAAGGGACGGTTTGTGGTAAGGTTTGGAGTGAGTTGCTCTATCAGTTGGTGCAGCTATCGAACACCTGTGACATCGGAACGATCGCCAACGAACTGCCGCTGGTTGAGCAGATTCCGGTGCTTCATCGGCTGGATCATTCCATCCATTCGATGCGCATCTGGGCAGCGAATCGGGCACGATCCTTGTGCACCGATTGGAACATGATGATGTTCTTCAAGGTGGTTCACAACGACATCGGCCTGTGTTTGGAACAGCTGCAGTACATCCGCGTGCCCGAGCTGTCCGCCGACGATCCGCTAGAGGTGCAGGTGCAAGTTTGTGTTGCCTTGCGCGCCAAGCTCGTATCGGAGATCAAGGAAAACATCATCAAGCTGAAAGCGACCTGCACGGAGTGCATCGATGTGTTAGCTGCAGTCTGCCGTACGACGAGTCTCGCGTCCCTGACGCTCTGCTTCCCATACTTTAAGCATTGGCAAACGGAGGTGTTGCAGGAGCGCGCTAATGAGTACGTGGCGTACTTCTTCAACCAAATCTATCTGCCCGTCATCCAGGCGACGAAGGACATCGAAATACTAAAGCTGACGCTAAAGATCATCTGCGAGGCATGGCTGGATCATATCTACATGAAAAAGACCAGGTTCAGCAGTGCGGGTGCCCTAAATTTGCTGAAGGATTTTGACGGTGTCGCCGAGTGGATAATCGCTTGCGAACCACTAGGCGAGCGGTTACGGGAAACTTTGTCCCATCACGAGGTACTCCGCATGTGCGAGGGCGTAGGCAAACTGTTGCTTCGGAAACCCGAGGAGACGATTTCCATCCTGCCAAGCCCCTCGAAAGCGGGCAAAAAGAGTGATG ATACTGCCGATGAAAAAGCACCACTGCCACCGGAAATGTTTGTTCCGAACCAAAAGCGCTGGCTGGAGTTGCGTGCCCGTGATAGAAGGACAGTGAATCTCAATTGCTTGTGCCTCTGTGCGGGAATGGATGTGTACTAG
- the LOC128722098 gene encoding translocon-associated protein subunit delta: MVKFVLASAVLCCALSFAVANSCANPDVKTNFYSTTDATIVSQIGFVTEFTLKCSNAGAEKQPLFAEVLGKLAPAVRVGDNKYQVSWNEEIKKVSSGSYTVRLFDEESYAAVRKAQRAGEDIQSVKPLTTVTVSFPGAYKGPWVNSEILATGLVGFVAYVAFTTRSKLMS, translated from the exons ATGGTCAAGTTTGTCCTTGCATCGGCTGTGCTGTGTTGTGCGCTGAGCTTTGCCGTAGCGAACTCTTGCGCGAACCCAGATGTGAAAACGAACTTCTATTCTACCACCGATGCCACGATCGTCAGCCAAATCGGGTTTGTGACGGAGTTCACGCTCAAGTGCTCCAACGCCGGTGCCGAGAAGCAGCCCCTGTTCGCGGAGGTTCTCGGCAAATTAGCTCCGGCTGTGCGCGTCGGTGACAACAAGTACCAG GTCAGCTGGAACGAAGAAATCAAGAAGGTTAGCAGTGGCTCGTACACGGTCCGCCTGTTCGACGAGGAATCCTACGCCGCCGTTCGTAAGGCACAGCGTGCTGGAGAGGACATTCAGTCGGTGAAGCCGCTCACCACCGTTACGGTTAGCTTCCCCGGCGCGTACAAGGGCCCGTGGGTGAATTCGGAAATCCTTGCCACCGGTTTGGTCGGATTTGTGGCCTACGTTGCATTCACGACACGGTCAAAGCTCATGTCGTAA